Proteins encoded together in one Lathyrus oleraceus cultivar Zhongwan6 chromosome 5, CAAS_Psat_ZW6_1.0, whole genome shotgun sequence window:
- the LOC127079963 gene encoding uncharacterized protein LOC127079963: MKNDNLDSVPIVDEVNNDDDADDDDDNVDYDIFDPRNWDRLQPKLIDLLVVKGPKRDNSIVKDPKDSLNRRFTANLYTRALENREEKLYEDNNGNFLGLIEMLTEFDPIIQEHVRRVTTQKVHIHYLGHNIQNELISLLGSAIKIEIIRKIKQELFDVLQNELKELGLDLFDVRGQGYDNGSNMKGKHQGVQKRFLDINSRAFYTPCGCHSLNLALCDMANSCIKARNFFGVVQRIYTIFANSTKRWQILKDNVKGLTPKSLSFTRWESRVESVKAIRTQMLEFTEALLEVSENDLYPKIQNEAKSLATNELGDFEFLMAIIIWFEILSAINSVSKLLQEKDMLIDVAMQKIKGLISYFEGYRETGFYKVLINAKEIAVELNIAPIFPQRSIIKRQRQFDENLNIPSVELSEEESFRVNYFLYLVDQAVVSLNKRFEQYQEYGSIFGFLFTSHKLQSLDDATLKSCCTNFEQALKHNEQSDIDGNEFFAELKLLREMLPKETIRPNDILLFLKGLDYFPNTVIAYRILLTIPVTVAFAERSFSKLKLLKIYLRSTMSQERLNGLALIAIENDILETVKYEDLVDDFASKSVRRKTLFM, encoded by the exons ATGAAAAATGATAATCTTGATAGTGTGCCAATTGTTGATGAAGTTAATAATGATGATGATGccgatgatgatgatgataatgttgaTTATGATATATTTGATCCAAGAAATTGGGATCGTCTTCAACCTAAACTGATTGATTTATTAGTTGTGAAAGGTCCTAAAAGAGATAACTCTATTGTGAAGGATCCTAAAGATAGTTTGAATAGACGTTTTACGGCTAATTTGTATACTAGAGCTTTAGAAAATAGAGAG GAGAAATTGTACGAAGATAACAATGGAAACTTTTTGGGTTTGATTGAAATGTTAACTGAATTTGACCCAATCATCCAAGAACATGTTAGACGTGTTACAACTCAAAAAGTTCATATTCATTATCTTGGGCATAACATACAGAATGAGTTGATTTCATTGCTTGGTTCTGCGATTAAAATTGAAATCATTAGAAAAATCAAACAG GAGCTTTTTGATGTTTTACAAAATGAATTGAAAGAACTTGGTCTCGACCTATTTGACGTGAGAGGGCAAGGTTATGATAATGGGTCCAATATGAAAGGAAAACACCAAGGTGTGCAAAAGAGATTTTTAGACATAAATTCGAGAGCCTTTTATACTCCTTGTGGTTGTCATAGTCTTAATTTGGCATTGTGTGATATGGCTAACTCTTGTATTAAAGCTAGGAATTTTTTTGGAGTTGTTCAACGCATTTATACAATTTTTGCCAATTCTACTAAGAGATGGCAAATTTTGAAAGATAATGTAAAAGGGTTGACTCCAAAATCATTGTCATTCACTCGCTGGGAGAGTCGTGTAGAAAGTGTCAAAGCTATAAGAACTCAAATGTTAGAATTTACAGAAGCTTTGCTTGAAGTGTCAGAAAATGATCTTTATCCTAAAATACAAAATGAAGCTAAATCCTTAGCAACAAATGAGCTTGGTGATTTTGAGTTTTTGATGGCTATAATTATTTGGTTTGAAATATTATCTGCAATTAATTCTGTTAGCAAACTTTTACAGGAAAAGGATATGCTTATTGATGTTGCTATGCAAAAAATTAAGGGGTTGATTTCGTATTTTGAGGGATATAGAGAAACAGGTTTTTACAAGGTATTGATTAATGCTAAGGAAATTGCGGTGGAATTGAATATTGCCCCAATATTTCCTCAAAGGAGTATAATTAAAAGACAAAGGCAATTTGATGAGAATTTGAATATCCCATCAGTCGAGCTATCAGAAGAAGAATCATTCAGGGTTAATTATTTTCTTTACCTTGTTGATCAAGCTGTTGTTTCTCTTAATAAGAGGTTTGAGCAATACCAAGAGTATGGAAGTATTTTTGGTTTCTTGTTTACTTCTCACAAGTTACAATCATTAGATGATGCAACTTTGAAGTCTTGTTGTACTAACTTTGAGCAGGCATTGAAGCATAATGAGCAATCTGATATTGATGGGAATGAATTTTTTGCAGAGTTAAAGTTACTAAGAGAAATGTTGCCTAAAGAAACCATAAGACCtaatgatatattattatttttaaaaggCTTGGATTATTTTCCTAATACAGTTATTGCATATAGAATCTTATTGACTATTCCTGTGACAGTTGCTTTTGCAGAAAGAAGTTTTTCAAAATTGAAGTTGTTAAAGATTTACTTGCGGTCTACCATGTCACAAGAAAGGCTTAATGGATTGGCATTAATAGCTATTGAAAATGATATTTTGGAGACAGTAAAATATGAAGACTTAGTTGACGATTTTGCTTCAAAAAGTGTTCGTAGGAAGACTCTTTTTATGTAG